The Candidatus Acidiferrales bacterium DNA segment TCCTTCAAAAACGCCGGACTTATGTCTAGCCTCAACAGTTTCCGGGGTGCAGCGAATCTCAATAGCAACTGTTGCGGAATTGGACGACACCGGAACGGGGAACCATGGCGTTTCTCGCTGGCAATGCTCCGCGACCAACTCCTGAATTGACCAAGCTGCCTGTCTCATGTTGTTCGTCGGGCACGGCAAGAAAATCTGGAACCTGGATGAGTGACCCCATCCTGTGGCAGCTCGGAAGAGGTGGAGGGCTGCTGCCTCAAAATTAGACAGCACGCCCTCCGCCAGGCGGACCTGCGTTTCTTGATCACGACTCCCGATTGAAATTTCCCCGTCAGTTAATTGATAATACAAGACTTATCTTGATGGACCCGGGAAGAGGGGAAGGCCCGGAAGCGGGCAGCTCTTAGGGGCATGTGCCTAAGAGGGACAAGTTGTCCCGAAACATCTGGCTGCAAGCAAGCCTGTTGACAACCACAACAATCTTCACCCAAACCTGGACGGAAGCCGCAAAACTTGAGGGAAACGATGGCGGAGGGCAGCGTTGTGGCCTCTCTCCACAGCGTATCCACCAACCCGCGACACGAAGTCTTTGGTCGCGCCCCCCCATGCACTGTTCTCGACAGGTTGTCCTTTGCGGTTTCACTGCGGACACGGAAACCTTTTGTTTCCTGATGGTTCTGGTTCCCAAGCTATGGCCGGCGGCGTGCGCCAGAGCACTTGCAGAAGAGGTATCGGCCGGGGCAGAATAGGTGGCTTTGCCAACCAGCCGGGGAGCTAAACCATCTTATGCGACGAAAGGTTCTGATTCTTGGAGCAGCCGGCAGGGACTTCCACAACTTCAACGTCCTCTTCCGGCAGAATTCTGAAACCGAGGTGGTTGCTTTCACCGCCACCCAGATTCCGAACATCGAAGGCCGGCTCTATCCGCCGGAGCTGGCCGGGCCGAACTATCCCGAAGGCATTCCCATCTACTCCGAGGACGATCTGGAAAAGACGATCCGCGACAAGCAAATCGATACGGCGGTTTTCAGCTACAGCGACATCTCCCACGTGGAGCTGATGCACAAGGCCTCGCGCGTGGTTGCGGCCGGGGCCAGTTTTGAATTGCTGCCCACCAGCCGGACGATGCTCGCGGCCAAGGTGCCGGTGGTTTCCATTTGCGCGGTGCGCACGGGCTGCGGCAAGAGCCCCGTCTCCCGCCGCGTCGCGCAAGTGCTCCACGAGTTGGGTTGGAAGTTCGTCGTCGTCCGGCATCCCATGCCCTATGGCAATTTACTGGAGCAGCGAGTGCAGCGGTTTGCCGCCTACGAAGACCTCGACCGCTACGATTGCACCATCGAGGAGCGCGAAGAATACGAGCCGCACCTTTCTCGAGGCACAATCGTCTATGCCGGCGTGGACTATGAGGCGATTCTCCGCCAGGCTGAACAGGAATGCGACCTCGTTGTGTGGGACGGCGGAAACAACGACACACCGTTTTTCAGGTCGGATTTGGAAATCGTGGTTGCCGACGCGCAACGCCCCGGGCATGAGATCACCTACTTTCCCGGCGAGGTGAACCTGCTTCGGGCCCATGTCATCGTCCTGAACAAAATGGACGGAGCCGATCCCAAGGCGGTGCAGACGGTCCGGAAAAATATTGCCTCGCGGAACCCCGCGGCGACCGTGATTGACGCTGATTTGCCGGTCTTCGTCAAGGAGCCCGAGCTAATTGCCGGGAAGCGCGTTCTGGTGATCGAAGACGGGCCGACGCTCACCCACGGCGGGATGTCAACAGGCGCGGGAATGGTCGCGGCGAAAAAGTTTGGCGCCCTCGAGATTGTGGATCCGCGGCCGTACGCCGTGGGAAGCATTGCCACCACCTACAAGAAGTACCCGCATATCGGCCCGCTCATCCCCGCCATGGGCTATGGCAAAAAGCAGATGCGAGAACTGGAGCAGACGATCAGCAAGACGCCGTGCGACCTTGTGCTCGTGGCCACCCCGATTGACCTGGTCAACCTCCTGAAGCTCAAGAAACCGGGACTGCGGGTCACTTACGAACTCGAGGAGTTCACCCATCCCAACCTGAAGGAGATCCTCGAAGCCTTTACCCTGCGCCATCGCCCGGTCGCGCCGCGCGGAGGTGCGCGGTGAGGCAACCCGTCGCCAGGAGCGCTTCCCGGGCAAAGTTCCGGTTAAAGCCGGCCCGCGGGCGAGCCAAGCGCGACCTGGTTTCCATACACGACCTTAGCGTGAAAGAAGTTCAGGGCCTCTTCTCCCTCGCCCGGGCTATCAAGGCTAAACCCCAAGCCTTTCGCCTGGCCTGTCAGGGCCGCACCCTGGCCATGATCTTCGAAAAGCAATCGCTCCGGACACGGGTGACGTTCGAGGTGGGCATGCAGCAGCTTGGCGGCTATGCCGTCTATCTGGCGCCGGGCGACATCAGCCTGGGCAAGCGGGAATCCGTGGCCGACGTGGCGCGAAATCTTTCGCGCTGGGTGGACGCCATCATGATCCGCACCTTTGGCCATGCCATCGTCACTGCCCTGGCAGCGGAAGCGACGGTGCCGGTCATCAACGGCCTGTCCGATCTGCTCCATCCCTGCCAGGCGCTTGGCGATTTCCTGACCTTGCTCGAGCACAAGGGAGATCTGCGGAGGATTCGCCTGGCCTATGTGGGCGACGGCAACAACGTGGCCCATTCCCTCGCCTTTGCCGCTGCCAAGGTGGGCGCGACCTGCATCCTGGGGACACCGCGCGATTACTCGCCCAAACCGGAGATCCTGGCCGCCGCGCGAGAAGATGCGCTAGAAACCGGCGCGCAGATCGTCCTGGTGCACAGCGCCGAGGAAGCCGTTGGCGGCGCCGATGCCGTCTATACGGATGTTTGGGCAAGCATGGGACAGGAGAGTGAAGCCGAAATGCGCCGGGGAATCTTCCGGCCATTTCAGGTAAACAGAGCGCTCATGCGTCTGGCCAAACCCGATGCCGTGTTCCTGCATTGTCTTCCCGCTCACCGCAACGAAGAGGTGACCGACGAGGTGATCGATTCGAAGGAATCCGTAGTCTATGACCAGGCCGAAAACCGGCTGCACATCCAGAAGGCCATCCTGGTGGCGCTCCTGGGCGCCGTCGCTCGGGGGGGCAGACCGGGAGCCAGCCCCGAATCCATCGGGGCCCGAAGAGGCAATTCTTGAAGCGCACGGCAGTTATCGCGATTGGCGGAAACTCCTTGACCCTTCCCGGTCAAGCGGGCACGGTGGAAGAGCAGCGAGAGAACGTGCGGCAAACCTGCGAATCGGTGGCCGATATCTTGGCTGCCGGCTACCACGTGGTCATCACCCACGGCAACGGTCCGCAGGTGGGCGCGGCCTTGCTCAAATCGGAACTGGCTTCGAGAGAGGTCCCGCCCGTCACGCTCGATGTTTGCGACGCTGAGACGCAAGCCACCATCGGCTACATGATTCAACAAACGCTTGGCGGCGTGCTCGAAGCGCGCCGCATGCCCCGCCCGGTCGCCACCGTGATTACCCAGGTCGTCGTGGATCCCAAAGATCCGGCATTCCAGACGCCCACCAAGCCCATCGGCCCCTTTTTGGGCCGCGGAGAAGCTGAGCAGCACCGACTGGATCGGGGCTGGAGCGTTGTGGAAGACGCGGGTCGCGGTTGGCGGCGGGTGGTGGCGTCGCCCCAACCGCTTGAGATCGTGGAACTGGATGCCATTCGGCGCTGCTTGATCAACGGCGTCGCCGTCATTGCGGTGGGTGGCGGCGGCATCCCCGTCGTCCGCGGGGAACACGGGCTCCGCGGCATCGAGGCGGTGATTGACAAGGACCGGGCCTCCGGGCTGCTGGCGGCGCACCTGCGCGCTGATTTGCTGATGATTTCCACCAGCATCGATCGCCTGGCCATCCACTTTGGGAAACCAAATCAACAATTCCTGAGTGAGCTGACGCTGGACGACGCCCGGCGCTATCTGGCCGAAGGTCACTTTCCGGCTGGCAGCATGGGACCGAAGATCGAAGCAGCGATTTTCTATCTCGAGCGCGGAGGCAAACAGGTGATCATCACCTCGCCGGATCATCTCCAGCACGCACTCGAAGGCAAGGCCGGCACCTCGATCCGGCCAACCCCGCGGGGCTCCCGCGGCATCCCCAAAGCAGAGCCGGTCGCCAAACCGAGGGCTTTGGGCTAGCGCCGTTCCAACTATTCGGTGCTGGATATCTGAAGAGCCCATGGGAAACAGATAGCTCGGTGCACAGCTCGTTTGTTTTTGTTTTGCAGAAATAGTTGGAACGGTACTAGAATGAGTTTCCACCCGGCCAGAGGAGGCCCCGCCGGGTGGGGATCAAGTCAGGTCAGCCGCAAAAGGGTCGGGCTTCCAATCCCGTTCCAGTTTGCTGGAACGGGAGCAAACGGTCGGCTGCAGTCGGGAGAAGGCGCCAGCAGCCACCGCGCCCGCCGCTGGGGACTCGCCGCTCGAGCCGTCCCAAGATCAAGCGAAAGGACAAACACGATGAAGCTCGTAGGACGCATCGGATTGGTTCTGGTGGCCGTGGCGGTAGTCATCGCGATCAGCCGGGCACAGACGGCCCCGCCGAAAGACGTGATGGAGTTCAAATCCACGCTCGGCACCGTGACCTTCCAGCACAAGGTTCATATCGAGCAGCACAAAATTGCTTGCCTGAAATGTCACCACACCTTTAAGGCGGGCGAACCGGTGATTGCCTGCAGTAGCTGTCACACCAAGGTGGCAAGCGGAAAACAACTCTCGCTCAAAGATGCCGTGCACAAGACCTGCGGCGATTGCCACAAGGCGATGATGGCAGAGGGCAAGAAGCCACCGTCACCGACGAAGTGCATGGATTGCCATAAGAAAGCGGCCTAGCGCC contains these protein-coding regions:
- a CDS encoding cyclic 2,3-diphosphoglycerate synthase → MRRKVLILGAAGRDFHNFNVLFRQNSETEVVAFTATQIPNIEGRLYPPELAGPNYPEGIPIYSEDDLEKTIRDKQIDTAVFSYSDISHVELMHKASRVVAAGASFELLPTSRTMLAAKVPVVSICAVRTGCGKSPVSRRVAQVLHELGWKFVVVRHPMPYGNLLEQRVQRFAAYEDLDRYDCTIEEREEYEPHLSRGTIVYAGVDYEAILRQAEQECDLVVWDGGNNDTPFFRSDLEIVVADAQRPGHEITYFPGEVNLLRAHVIVLNKMDGADPKAVQTVRKNIASRNPAATVIDADLPVFVKEPELIAGKRVLVIEDGPTLTHGGMSTGAGMVAAKKFGALEIVDPRPYAVGSIATTYKKYPHIGPLIPAMGYGKKQMRELEQTISKTPCDLVLVATPIDLVNLLKLKKPGLRVTYELEEFTHPNLKEILEAFTLRHRPVAPRGGAR
- the argF gene encoding ornithine carbamoyltransferase produces the protein MRQPVARSASRAKFRLKPARGRAKRDLVSIHDLSVKEVQGLFSLARAIKAKPQAFRLACQGRTLAMIFEKQSLRTRVTFEVGMQQLGGYAVYLAPGDISLGKRESVADVARNLSRWVDAIMIRTFGHAIVTALAAEATVPVINGLSDLLHPCQALGDFLTLLEHKGDLRRIRLAYVGDGNNVAHSLAFAAAKVGATCILGTPRDYSPKPEILAAAREDALETGAQIVLVHSAEEAVGGADAVYTDVWASMGQESEAEMRRGIFRPFQVNRALMRLAKPDAVFLHCLPAHRNEEVTDEVIDSKESVVYDQAENRLHIQKAILVALLGAVARGGRPGASPESIGARRGNS
- the arcC gene encoding carbamate kinase → MKRTAVIAIGGNSLTLPGQAGTVEEQRENVRQTCESVADILAAGYHVVITHGNGPQVGAALLKSELASREVPPVTLDVCDAETQATIGYMIQQTLGGVLEARRMPRPVATVITQVVVDPKDPAFQTPTKPIGPFLGRGEAEQHRLDRGWSVVEDAGRGWRRVVASPQPLEIVELDAIRRCLINGVAVIAVGGGGIPVVRGEHGLRGIEAVIDKDRASGLLAAHLRADLLMISTSIDRLAIHFGKPNQQFLSELTLDDARRYLAEGHFPAGSMGPKIEAAIFYLERGGKQVIITSPDHLQHALEGKAGTSIRPTPRGSRGIPKAEPVAKPRALG
- a CDS encoding cytochrome c3 family protein produces the protein MKLVGRIGLVLVAVAVVIAISRAQTAPPKDVMEFKSTLGTVTFQHKVHIEQHKIACLKCHHTFKAGEPVIACSSCHTKVASGKQLSLKDAVHKTCGDCHKAMMAEGKKPPSPTKCMDCHKKAA